GCTTCTTCTATACAGCCCTGATGTACAACCCGAAAGAAGTTGCGGATAACCTCAAGCGCTCTGGCGCGTTTATTCCGGGCATCCGTCCGGGTGATCAGACCGCCAAGTATATTGACGGTGTGCTGACTCGCCTGACGCTGTTCGGTGCAATGTACATTGCAGCAGTGTCCCTGTTCCCTCAGTTCTTGATGGTTGCCGGGAATGTGCCGTTCTATCTGGGCGGTACCTCTCTGCTGATTGTTGTAGTCGTGGTGATGGATTTCATGGCGCAGGTTCAGTCGCACCTGATGTCCCATCAGTATGAATCACTGATGAAGAAGTCCAATCTCAAGGGCTATGGTCGGAACGGGTAACCCCGTTCCCCTTGAAAACTGGAGTCGACAATGAAAGTACGCGCTTCGGTAAAGAAAATTTGCCGTAACTGCAAAGTAATTCGTCGCAATGGCTCGGTACGAGTCATTTGCTCGGAGCCTCGTCACAAGCAGCGCCAGGGCTGATTCCGAAAGGAAGCCTTCCTGACATTGCAGGGTTTCGAAATAGTGGCGCTTGACTCCACGCGGGGTCAGGCGCTATTATTTCGCGCCCTTTTTGTGGCGGAAAATTCACACAGCAAAGCTTTGAACGCGGAGTAATTTGGATGGCACGTATAGCCGGTGTCAATATACCCGATCACAAACATGCTGTTATCTCGCTGACCTATATCTTTGGTATTGGCAAGACAACAGCCCAGAAGCTTTGCGATGCAACCGGCGTGAAGCCGGACGTCAAGGTCAAGGACCTGAGCGATGAACAGCTTGAAGCACTTCGTACCGAAGTGGGCAAGGTGTCTGTCGAGGGCGATCTGCGTCGTGAAGTACAGATGAACATCAAGCGTTTGAAGGATCTCGGATGCCACCGTGGTCTGCGTCACCGTCATGGCCTTCCGGTCCGTGGCCAGCGCACCAAGACCAACGCCCGCACCCGTAAAGGTCCACGCAAACCTATTCGTAAGTAACAGGTAGGCAAACATGGCAAAGCCAGGTACACGTACCCGTAAAAAGGTGAAAAAGACGGTTGTTGATGGCGTCGCGCACATTCACGCGTCCTTCAACAACACTATCGTGACCATTTCTGACCGTCAGGGCAACGTCCTGTCCTGGGCCACTTCTGGTGGTTCCGGTTTCCGTGGGTCACGCAAGAGTACACCTTTTGCTGCGCAGGTAGCAGCTGAAAGAGCCGGTAATGCGGCTGCTGAATACGGCCTTAAAAACCTGGACGTAGAGGTTAAGGGTCCTGGGCCCGGACGTGAATCTGCAGTTCGCGCGCTGAACGCGTGTGGCTACAAGATCACCAACATCACAGATGTGACGCCGATTCCCCACAACGGCTGTCGTCCGCCCAAGAAGCGCCGCGTCTAACACAGGAGACAGTGAATTATGGCTCGTTATATAGGCCCGAAGTGCAAGCTGTCTCGTCGTGAAGGGACAGATCTTTTTCTGAAGAGCGGTGTTCGCGCGCTCGATTCCAAGTGCAACATCGAGACTCCGCCGGGTATGCACGGCGCGCGTCGCGGTCGTCTGTCCGAGTACGGCGTACAGCTTCGTGAAAAGCAGAAAGTTCGTCGTATCTACGGCGTTCTGGAGAAGCAGTTCCGTAACTATTACAAAGAGGCTGCTCGAGGCAAAGGTGCAACCGGTGAAAACCTGTTGCAGCTGCTGGAAGGCCGCCTCGACAACGTTGTCTATCGCATGGGCTTTGGTTCTACCCGTGCAGAGGCTCGTCAGCTCGTGTCTCACAAGGCCATCCTGGTTAACGACAAGACGGTGAACATCCCGTCCTACCAGGTCAAGCCGGGTGATGTTGTGAGCGTGCGTGAAAAGGCGAAGAATCAGCTGCGCGTCAAGGGCGCACTGGATCTGTCTGCAAGCCGTGCACCGGTGAGCTGGGTAGAGGTCGACGCCAACAAGATGTCCGGCGTTTACAAGTCAGTGCCTGAGCGTACTGAACTGCCGGCCGACATCAACGAGAACCTCATCGTCGAGCTTTACTCCAAGTAAAGCCCAGTTAGCAACGATAGCAGATAGGGGCGTCTATGCAGCGTTCAGTACATGAGTTATTGACACCTCGTACCATTGACGTGAAGGAATCCAGCGCCACCCGCGCAAAGGTGACGCTTGAGCCGCTGGAAAGGGGCTTTGGCCATACCCTGGGTAGCGCTCTGCGCCGGATTCTCTTGTCTTCGATGCCGGGCTGCGCCGTGACTGAAGCGCAGATCGACGGTGTCCTGCACGAGTACAGCGCCATTGAAGGTGTCCAGGAAGACGTCATCGAGATTCTGCTGAATCTCAAAGGCGTTGCCGTAAAAATGAACGGCCGGGACGATGCCGAGCTCACGCTCAGCAAGAAAGGCCCGGGCGTCGTCACAGCCGGTGATATCAAGCTGGATCACGACGTCGAGATCGCCAACCCGGAACATGTGATCTGTCACCTGAGCGAAAACGGTGAAGTGAACATGCGTCTGCGTGTTGCCCGCGGTCGCGGCTATGAGCCGGCGGATCAGCGCGGTCTTGACGAGGACGAAACTCGCGCCATCGGACGCCTGCAGCTGGACGCGACGTTCAGCCCGGTACGTCGCGTGGCCTATGCCGTGGAAAGCGCACGGGTTGAGCAGCGTACCGATCTGGACAAGCTGGTTATCGATCTGGAGACCAATGGCACCATCGACCCGGAAGAAGCGATTCGCCGGGCCGCGACCATCCTCCAGCAGCAACTGGCGGTGTTCGTTGATTTCGATCATGAGAAAGAGCCGGAGCGCGTAGAGGAAGAGGAAGAAATCGATCCGATCCTGCTGCGTCCGGTTGATGATCTGGAATTGACAGTGCGTTCAGCTAACTGCTTGAAGGCTGAGAACATTTACTACATCGGCGATCTTATCCAGCGCACAGAAGTTGAGCTGTTGAAGACGCCTAACCTTGGTAAAAAGTCGCTGACCGAGATCAAGGACGTTCTGGCGTCCCGTGGTCTGTCACTGGGCATGC
This DNA window, taken from Marinobacter gudaonensis, encodes the following:
- the rpmJ gene encoding 50S ribosomal protein L36; the encoded protein is MKVRASVKKICRNCKVIRRNGSVRVICSEPRHKQRQG
- a CDS encoding DNA-directed RNA polymerase subunit alpha; translation: MQRSVHELLTPRTIDVKESSATRAKVTLEPLERGFGHTLGSALRRILLSSMPGCAVTEAQIDGVLHEYSAIEGVQEDVIEILLNLKGVAVKMNGRDDAELTLSKKGPGVVTAGDIKLDHDVEIANPEHVICHLSENGEVNMRLRVARGRGYEPADQRGLDEDETRAIGRLQLDATFSPVRRVAYAVESARVEQRTDLDKLVIDLETNGTIDPEEAIRRAATILQQQLAVFVDFDHEKEPERVEEEEEIDPILLRPVDDLELTVRSANCLKAENIYYIGDLIQRTEVELLKTPNLGKKSLTEIKDVLASRGLSLGMRLDNWPPASLRGDDRVLGG
- the rpsK gene encoding 30S ribosomal protein S11, with amino-acid sequence MAKPGTRTRKKVKKTVVDGVAHIHASFNNTIVTISDRQGNVLSWATSGGSGFRGSRKSTPFAAQVAAERAGNAAAEYGLKNLDVEVKGPGPGRESAVRALNACGYKITNITDVTPIPHNGCRPPKKRRV
- the rpsD gene encoding 30S ribosomal protein S4 — its product is MARYIGPKCKLSRREGTDLFLKSGVRALDSKCNIETPPGMHGARRGRLSEYGVQLREKQKVRRIYGVLEKQFRNYYKEAARGKGATGENLLQLLEGRLDNVVYRMGFGSTRAEARQLVSHKAILVNDKTVNIPSYQVKPGDVVSVREKAKNQLRVKGALDLSASRAPVSWVEVDANKMSGVYKSVPERTELPADINENLIVELYSK
- the rpsM gene encoding 30S ribosomal protein S13; the protein is MARIAGVNIPDHKHAVISLTYIFGIGKTTAQKLCDATGVKPDVKVKDLSDEQLEALRTEVGKVSVEGDLRREVQMNIKRLKDLGCHRGLRHRHGLPVRGQRTKTNARTRKGPRKPIRK